The Syntrophaceae bacterium genomic interval ACGGTCCGTCGTTGAGAAAGTCGGAGACGGTCTTGAGGTACTCCCCGAGGAGCTGTTTGCTCACGACGAAGATGTGGCCGATGTTCTTTTCGAAGGTCCGGTTCAGTCCCCCGCGTGTCATCTGGATGTTCCCCTCGGCGCGCATCCCCCACAACTGGCTGGCCACGCAGGAGCCGGGAGGCGCGATGGGGTCCCTCGAACCCCGATAATCGAAGATCCGCACCTCGCCTCTGCGCAGGGCCTCCATATCGACGGGCCGTCCGTCGAGGTCCGGGTTCGTGGAAGGCATGCGATAGGTTCCCTTCACCAGCTCGTTGCCCATGAAAAACTGTTCAATCCACTGCCTGTGGGCCTTGGCGGGAAACTTTGTCCCGTGAGTGAGCCAGTAGAGGAAAGGCGCCGAATCTTCGATGGCGCGGGAATAGATGGCGCGGCCGTAGAAACCGGAGAGTACGGTGTAATGGACTCCCGGCTGAATCTCGTTCATTCCGAAATCGATGACCTGGGGCGGGATGTTCACGCTCCCGAACAGCTCGTTCATCAGGTTGGGGTCATAGTTCTGGCGGATAAAGGACCGCATCTTTTCATGCCCGCTGTCTTCGTCGTCGAACCGGACCGGCGACGCCATGAGGGCGATTTTGCAGATGTCCATCTTTTCGCCCCTCGCCATGCGCTCTTCTGCACGCCTGGCGAGATAGGGAAGCATCAGCGTCCCGCCCATACAGTATCCCATCATGTCGATCCGGCACTTCGGGTGTCGCTTGCCGATGATCTCCAGGTACCGGTCATGGACGGTTTTGTTGAAAAAGGCCAGTTCAAGATGCGTGTCATCGGGACCGCATTCCCCGTGATCGACCAGATAGACCGCATAGCCTTCCCGAAGCATGCCCTGGACGACCGACTTGCCGTCGGCCAGATCGAACAGCTCCGGCTTGTTGATCAGGGGAGTCGAGATGTAGAGCACCCTGCCGTTGGGCTTGATCCCTTTCGGCAGGAAATAGCGGCGGAGTCTAACGCTGTGAAGCCTGGATCCCTTGACGATTTCATAGTCGGAGCAGCCGATCCGGCCCTGCGTGGCCCGCTCCGAGTATTCCTTCGGGTCGAAGGCGTTGGTCCCGTGCAGGCATTCCAGGCGAAACCGGTTTTCCGCCAGGTATTCCTCAAAGGTCATGCCGTCCGTGCCGTCCGGCTTCTTTCTCATGTAGGGAAGGGATTCACCGTCCAGCGGCATCTCCGTGATAACGACCAGGAGGCACTTGAGCATTTCCTTCATGGCATGAAGCCGCGTCATGCCCAGAGAGTTGTAAGCGTTTTCCATCTGCCCGAATTCCTGGACATATTCCTTCAGCATGCGGTGACCTTCCGGGGTCGTGGCGACGGAGCGGGCCTTGGACCGGTCAAACTTTCCGTCCTTCATGAAATACCCGCAGAGGTCGTAGAGGGACCGGGCGTAGTTCTTGTAAATCCAGCCGTTCAGGTCCCGATAGATGTCCGGTTCCTTCCCGGAACGCGCGGTGATGCGGGCGTGGGTCTTGATCGGATCTGTGAAAAAGGGCTTGAATAGGGTGTTCTGAAAACTGGCGGCAATGGCAAGGGGACCGAACAACTGATAGTTTTGAGTGATCGTGTCGAGAAGCTGCTGGTACTGGAAAAGCATCCGGGTCTGCATTCCTCCTCCCATGCTCTTCCAGGGGATGGCCGTTTTCAGCCCCTCCCTGTTGTCCGCCGGCGTGATTCCCATCTGGATCAAGAGACTGGAGGGACTGATTCTGGTTGCGTCCTTCATGGTTGTCTTCTCCTTTTGGGATTATTCTGCGAGATGAACGTTGATTGAATTTGTCAGATTGATCAACAGGATGCAAGAAGGGAAAAGCATATGCAAGCCATAAATCGCCTCTCCGTCAAAAGGGCAGAACTCTCGCTCCACATGTGATATGGTATTCCTGTGTTTGTTCGGGTCTCTCCGATCGTGATTCAATCCGTCGTATCCTTTAGGGCTTTGTCAGGTTGGAACGGCCATGATTCAGATTTCAAGCTATCTTCATCGCGACATCCTCGACGGCGTCATCCGACGCTGGATGTATGGAGATATGCGCCAAAATGATCGAGAAACCGTCGCAAGGCTCGTTCATTTCAACAATCTTTTTGTCTGCCGTTACCTCGGAATCCTTGCCGAGAGCCTTTTCGGAGGTGCCCATGACGGCAAAACGACATTCCGGCGAATCGCCCGCAAGGGGGAGTTGAAGGATCTGCTGATCGAACATCCGCCCTACCGGAACGAGCGGATCGACGATCTCATCCGTCGATACGGAAGCAATCCGGGCCATTACTATCGGGAAACGCCCTTTCACGGGGTCCTGGTCTGCCGAACGGACGGGGAAGGGCGTCGTTATGCCGGATCCTACCGGATCAAGCGGGCCCGGCGCATTGCGGAAAAGGCGGCCCGTCGTGTCGTCGACCATGTATTTGCGGCCATCCGGAAAAGCGCCGATACACTGGCAGAAGGTCGTGCGAGGCGCATCGGCATTCCCCGGCACGAGCTGATCACGTCGCCGGAAGAGATGAGCCAAGAGTTTCAGTGCGCCGAAGAGGGTTTCCTTGAGGACCTGCGCCGGAAACGCCCGCTGGAAATACAGCACGGGATCGCCATTAATGATATCGGAGGGATAAAGATCGTATGGGAAGATCCTTCCCTGGACCGCCTGTACGAGATCCTCCAGCATGCGGGATGCACCATCGTGGAACAGGAAGAGCATCGGGGAATTTACAATGCCGTGAATCTAACGGTTCGATATGGTCCGCCACGCGAGGCGATTCTTGCGTCCCCCGTACGCGGTCACATACTGTCTTACTTTCAGGAAAGAGGGTGGGATGCCGAGTCGGTAAACCGGGAATTCGCCGAGTTCGTCGGGTCGGGAGAGGAAAACGTTCTGCTGGAGATTATCGTCTCGACGTTCCAGGAAATGCTGGAAAGCGAAATCGGCCGTTGCATGCATGAAGACCGGATCATGGAACAGCGGGCGGCCCGTCCCTACAGGGGCCATCTGGCCCGAAACATCGGCTATCTTCTGGAATACCTGTTTACGCTGCCGGAAGCGCCTCTGGCCGTCACGCAGTCATTGCCGATCCGCTTGTGGGACCGCTACCTTCCCGATACGTTTTTTGAGATCATGAAGGATCTTTTCCGGATACCAACGTCCGGTCCTCTTGAATAGCAGGCAAAGATCCCTTCATGATCCGTTATATGATTCCAGAATCAGGAGGCATTCATGTCGCAGGTCAAGAAGGGCAGTCGGGTTAAAATCTTCTACACGGGCAGGCTCAAGGACGGCGGGATTTTCGAGACCAACGTGGGCGGTCCGCCGCTGGAATTCTCCGTCGGAAAGGGGAAGGTCATCAGGGGGTTCGAAAACGGCGTCATCGGCATGAAGACGGGTGAAACCAGGACCGTCACCATCAAGCCCGCCGACGGTTACGGTCCGAAGGATCCGTCCCTGGTCTGGACCTTGACGGCTGCGGAGCTTCCCGCCGGGACGGTCCCGGAGCCCGGGATGGAGGTTGCCTTCACGAGGACCGGCGGCGTCGAGGTGGACGGCCGCATCGTAAAAGTGGACGGCGATCAGGTGACCATCGATGGAAACCACCCCCTCGCCGGCCGTAATCTCACCTTCGAGATCAAGGTCGTGGACGTCGGATAGGGGTTCCGGCAGGGAAGGGCGGAGAGATGGTCGCCGTCATTCACGGCTCCCGCTCATCCGGTATTTCCTTCTCTCCCATCTTCCTGACGATCAGGTCCACGTATTGCCGCCATCCGCTGCTGAGGCTGATCAGGGGATCCGGCTTCCATCGGTTCCTCGGACGGGCGATGATGGAGGCGAGAAACGCGCATTCCTCATCCGTCAGTTCGGAAGGATGCTTCTGGAAATAATGCCTGGCCGCAGGACCCAGGCCGTAAATCCCGTCACCCCATTCGATGATGTTCAGGTAGATTTCCAGGATGCGCCGTTTGGCCAGCTCCTGTTCGAGGGCGATCGTGATGAACAGTTCTTCGAACTTTCTGCTCAGCGTCCTCTCCTTGGGGAGATACAGATTCTTTGCCAGCTGCATGGTGATCGTACTGGCGCCTCGGACGACCCGGCCGGCCCGGATGTTGTCCGCCGAGGCCTCCATGAACTGCTGGATGCTGAATCCCCTGTGACGGAAAAAACCGCCGTCTTCCGCCGTCATGACGGCTTTGATCATGGCTGGGGGGATCTGCCCGTACGGAACGAAATCGGGATTCTCCGCTCCCACCCATATGGCGACGGTTTCCCCCTGTTCCGTCCGGAAGCGGTGCAGGAATGGTCCTTTTACCGTGGAGATCCGAATCCCCGTTCCCAGCGCAAGCACCCGGAGCCGCTCCGATTTGCCCGTAAACCGGTAGGCCGTTCGGTATGGCGGGGCTGTGGCGATCGTGGCATTGAAACTTCCTTTCAGATATCCGGTTACCTTCAGGTCGGACAGATTCGGGCGAAACGATACAGGGACGGCGGCAACGGCCCGTTCGAATGAAAAATCGGGAAACGTCGCTTCCAACTGGATTGCCGGCCGCTTTCCTTTCACGGTAGCAACGGAAAAGTCCATGGTCTGTCCGTCCAGGGCCATCTTTCCCCGGGCCTCCTCCAGTCCGGCAGGGGTTCCGGATCCTTCCACATCCAGATGGACTTTCAGGCTTCCGTCCTGCCCCCTGCCGAATATGTGCCCTGCAGCGGCAAAGGAAAAACGTCCGGAAGAGACTTCCCGGATCGTGGCTTTCCCATCCAGGAAGAGACGGTCAAACGGCAGGACCGGGGATGTGAACAGCAGCAAGGGCTCCAGAGAAACGGAATCCGCTTCGACCTCCACCCGCCGCTCCGGTTCCCTGCGGAAGTCGATCTTCAGCTTTTCCTGATCGCCCTGAAGACGGACGGAGGCGGTCCTGTTGATGGGATCAAAGCGGGCATCGAGTCGGTCGTACTGCCTCTCCATTGAGCCCCTGGGGGTCGAGAGGTCGACGCCGAGTTTTCTGACGCTGCAAAGAACGGGGGAGGGTGGAGAGGAGGATTTCCCCCCGGCCGATTCGTCATTCCGTGAAGAGAAGGGCGGCAGGGGAACGAGCCATTCGCCCGTAATGGAACGCTCCAGACGGACGTTCAATCCTGCGGCGTCGATGGACTTCAGGATCCGGACACTCACGGATCGGTTCCACAGAAGATCCATCAGCCTTATGCGAAAAGTCGCCTCTTCCGCGTCCAGAAGTGATTTCTCCAGAGTGGCGATCCTGAGTCGCGTTGCCCGGACGCCGTCGGGAAAGGCATAATCGAGATTGTCCATCTCAACCTGGAGTCCGTAGTGGAGGCTAGCGTATTCCGAGATACGCGGTTTCCAGAGCTTGATCTGACGCTGGGCTATCCCGAACGCCGAAACAAGGGCAAGCAGAATAAGAAAGAGGCCAAGGGCGAAGATGATCCGGCTTCGTGTCGATGTCATGATCATGATTCCGTGTTTGCTTACGTTAAAACCAATGCCCGAAAAGGCATTCACCTATGACACAAGTTCGCATCGATTTCCATCAGGGTCTGCGAAGCGGTGGACGATAGCAGACAGACTTCTGTCAAAGAAGGACAACAAAAAACGTCCGACGGAACAGCAGAATGATTTCCATGTTTTGTTTTACAACGGTTTCGGCTATATAATCGCGCATTCGATTTGCCAACCGGGGAATCTCACCGCTCGGAAAAAGGAGGAAACCAATGTTTCAGATCGCCACATACGAGAACTATCCGGATGGAACCGTGATATTCACCGAGGGATCCCATGGGGACTGGATCTATGTCGTCGATGAAGGCAGCGTCGAAATCTTCAGGACTGTGAACGGCAAGGAAATTGTTGTCGCCCTGATGAAGGAAGGTGAGATCTTCGGTGAAGTGGCCTATATAACAAAAGGAGAGCGGACCGCGTCCGCGAGGACGGTCGGAGACACCGTCGTGGGGATTATCGACCGTAATTTTTTTGACCAGGAATACAACCAGTTGTCCGATAACTTCCGGATGGTTCTCAAGACCATGGCAAGCCGTCTCCGGGCTGCCACCGACAGCCTCGTGAAATATCAGGCCGGAGGCGATTCATAGCCGGGGAACGTCAGGGAGACTCCCGGACGTCGGAGCGGATCACGTCGGCGATGGTCCTTGACAGTTCATTCATGTTGTAGGGTTTCTGGATGAACGCCCTGCAGCCGCGATCCATGATCTCCCCAGCCAGTCCGTTCAGGCTATAGCCGCTGGCCAGAACGATCCGGACCGAAGGGTCGATTGCCACGAGGGCATCGATGGCTTCGCTTCCGCTGATTCCGGGCATGATCATGTCCATCAGGATCAAATCGATTGTCTGACCCTTCCGGCGGTATGCGTCAATCGCCTCCTGTCCGTTTTGAGCGGTTATGACGGTATATCCCAGAAATTCGAGCATTTCACACGTTGTTTCCAAAACCTGTTCTTCGTCCTCGACAAGAAGGACCACTCCCGAGCCTTTGACCATATCCGTCCTCTCCGTTTCCCGTTCCGCAGTGTTTCCAGCATCCGCTGTGGGGAGGTAAATATTGAATTTGGTTCCATGCCCCGGTTCGCTGTAGACGGTGATATATCCCTTGTGACCTTTGACAATGCCATAAACCGTCGCCAGCCCGAGGCCCGTTCCCCGTCCCATCTGCTTCGTCGTAAAAAAAGGTTCGAAGATCCGTTGCCGCGTTCTTTCGTCCATTCCCGTCCCCGTATCCTGAACTGTGATTCTTGCATAAGGCCCCGGGGCCACTTCGTATGGTGCTATTTCTGAGGTATTCAGATAAATCCTCTTTGTTTCAAGGTAGATATTGCCTCCGGCCGGCATTGCCTGCCATGCGTTCACAAGCAGGTTCATCAGCATCTGCTCCATCTGGCTCCGGTCGGCCCGGACGATCATCGGGTCTTTCCCCAGGTCGAGATCGATCGTGATTTCCCTCTTCGTCTTGGCAAACATTTCCGCCGTCCGTGCAAGCACGACATTGATGTTCAGGGGCTTCACCTCATATTTGCCGCCCCGGGCAAAGCCCAGAAGCTGCTTTGTCAGGTCGGCCCCGCTCAGGATCTGTTCCTCGATGCTTTTCAAGCGTTCGTAATGAGGATGTCCGGCGGTCATCTTCATCAGCATCATCGAGACGTGCCCCTGGATTCCCATGAGAATGTTGTTGAAATTATGTGCCATTCCTCCAGCCAGGGTCCCGACCGCCTCCAGTTTCTGGGCCTGGGTGAGCTGGGACTCCAGGCGCTTGCGCTCCGTCAGGTCGATGACGATCCCTCGCAGGCCGATGGTCTTTCCATCTCTCTGGACGGGAGTTGAATAGATGACAACGGGAAATTCTTCCCCGTCTTTGCGGATTGCCAGGTACTCCCTCCCCGATTCCATCTCCTGGCCCATCACCCTGACCATGTTCAGGGTCGCCTTTTCCCTGTCACGGGGGGCAACGGTGTCGGCAGCATTGATGCCCTGCTGGAATTCCTCCCGGGTATAGCCGTAGAGTTCGAGAGCAAAACGGTTTACGTAGGTGAAACGACCCTGGACATCCGTTTCAAAG includes:
- a CDS encoding Crp/Fnr family transcriptional regulator, translated to MFQIATYENYPDGTVIFTEGSHGDWIYVVDEGSVEIFRTVNGKEIVVALMKEGEIFGEVAYITKGERTASARTVGDTVVGIIDRNFFDQEYNQLSDNFRMVLKTMASRLRAATDSLVKYQAGGDS
- a CDS encoding peptidylprolyl isomerase gives rise to the protein MSQVKKGSRVKIFYTGRLKDGGIFETNVGGPPLEFSVGKGKVIRGFENGVIGMKTGETRTVTIKPADGYGPKDPSLVWTLTAAELPAGTVPEPGMEVAFTRTGGVEVDGRIVKVDGDQVTIDGNHPLAGRNLTFEIKVVDVG